Proteins encoded by one window of Lathyrus oleraceus cultivar Zhongwan6 chromosome 1, CAAS_Psat_ZW6_1.0, whole genome shotgun sequence:
- the LOC127082873 gene encoding external alternative NAD(P)H-ubiquinone oxidoreductase B2, mitochondrial isoform X1 — MTSFSFFQRLSRTFLDNHRTVKLVLLCTAVSGGGIVAYGELAPSEAVTDRKKVVVLGTGWAATSFMKNLDNPKYEVQVVSPRNYFAFTPLLPSVTCGTVEARSIVEPVRNIFRKKKVDVQFSEAECFKIDAENRKVYCRSNANNSLDGKEEFVVDYDYLIIGVGANVNTFNTPGVVENCHFLKEVEDAQKIRRTVIDCFERANLPEVSEEEKKRILHFAIVGGGPTGVEFAASLHDFVNEDLIRLYPGIKNLVKITLLEAGDHILSMFDKRITAFAEDKFHRTGIDVKTGSMVVKVSEKEISTKELKNGGNITTIPYGMAVWSTGIGTRPFIKDFMSQIGQASRRALATDEWLRVEGCKNVYALGDCATINQRKVMEDIAAIFKKADKHNSGTLTVKEFQDVMNDIRVRYPQVEQYLKSKQMRNVADLLKEARGDVKKETIELNIEELKTALSKVDSQMKFLPATAQVASQQGIYLAKCFNRMEECEKNPEGPLRFRGEGRHHFNPFRYKHLGQFAPLGGEQTAAQLPGDWVSIGHSSQWLWYSVYASKQVSWRTRALVVTDWTRRFIFGRDSSRI, encoded by the exons ATGACGAGTTTCTCTTTCTTCCAACGTCTCTCTAGAACTTTCCTTGACAATCACAGAACCGTGAAGCTTGTTCTTCTTTGCACCGCCGTAAG TGGTGGTGGTATTGTGGCATATGGTGAGTTGGCTCCATCGGAAGCGGTTACCGATAGGAAAAAGGTGGTGGTGCTCGGAACTGGTTGGGCGGCAACAAGTTTTATGAAGAATCTGGATAATCCGAAGTATGAAGTTCAAGTGGTTTCGCCTCGTAATTATTTTGCATTCACTCCTTTGCTGCCTAGCGTGACGTGTGGAACAGTCGAAGCGCGCAGCATTGTTGAACCTGTTCGCAATATTTTTAGGAAG AAAAAGGTGGACGTGCAATTCAGTGAAGCAGAATGTTTCAAGATTGATGCTGAAAATAGAAAAGTTTATTGTCGATCTAATGCAAACAATAGTTTGGATGGGAAAGAAGAATTTGTTGTGGACTACGATTACCTAATCATTGGTGTGGGCGCTAATGTCAACACATTTAACACACCAGGAGTGGTGGAGAATTGTCATTTTTTGAAG GAAGTTGAAGATGCGCAGAAGATTAGAAGAACAGTTATTGACTGCTTTGAGAGAGCAAACTTGCCTGAAGTAAGCGAGGAAGAAAAGAAAAGAATTCTTCATTTTGCTATTGTTGGAGGTGGACCAACTGGAGTAGAATTTGCAGCCTCACTTCATGACTTTGTCAATGAGGATTTAATCCGTTTATATCCCGGGATAAAAAATTTAGTAAAAATTACACTTCTGGAAGCTGGAGATCATATTTTGAGCAT GTTTGACAAAAGGATAACTGCTTTCGCTGAAGACAAGTTTCATAGAACTGGGATTGATGTGAAAACAGGATCCATGGTTGTGAAAGTATCTGAGAAAGAAATTTCCACTAAAGAGCTGAAAAATGGAGGAAATATTACTACAATTCCATATGGAATGGCTGTCTGGTCTACTGGAATTGGCACTCGTCCATTTATCAAAGATTTCATGTCACAAATTGGTCAG GCTAGCAGGCGTGCTCTTGCTACTGATGAATGGTTGAGAGTTGAAGGGTGCAAGAATGTATATGCACTGGGTGATTGTGCTACGATAAATCAGCGAAAAGTCATG GAAGATATTGCAGCAATCTTTAAGAAGGCTGACAAACACAATTCAGGAACACTTACGGTCAAAGAATTTCAAGACGTCATGAATGACATTCGTGTACGATATCCTCAAGTTGAGCAGTATCTAAAAAGTAAACAGATGCGCAACGTTGCTGATTTATTGAAGGAAGCAAGAGGAGATGTTAAAAAAGAAACAATTGAACTGAATATCGAAGAACTCAAAACAGCACTTTCCAAAGTGGATTCTCAGATGAAATTTCTCCCTGCAACAGCGCAG GTTGCATCTCAGCAAGGAATTTACCTAGCCAAATGTTTTAACCGAATGGAAGAGTGTGAGAAAAATCCCGAGGGTCCTCTCAGATTCAGGGGAGAAGGTCGTCATCACTTCAATCCCTTCCG GTACAAGCACTTAGGTCAGTTCGCTCCTTTGGGAGGAGAGCAGACAGCGGCTCAACTTCCTGGGGATTGGGTTTCAATTGGTCACAGCAGTCAATGGTTGTGGTATTCTGTCTATGCAAG CAAGCAAGTAAGCTGGCGTACGAGGGCGTTAGTAGTTACAGACTGGACACGACGTTTTATTTTTGGAAGGGACTCAAGTCGCATATGA
- the LOC127082892 gene encoding uncharacterized protein LOC127082892, with translation MISLQPYKFCLQTPFLCYPSNVGINQHRQAQTSLVAQKKIKVHRREIKCSAGEKKSERRTFLTLEEAGLVEMSGLSTHERFLCRLTISSLNLLKVISEQEGCPIEELNAGKVCDWFLKDRLKREQNIDSAVLQWDDSDFQF, from the exons ATGATTTCTCTACAACCTTATAAATTTTGTCTTCAAACACCATTTTTGTGCTACCCTTCAAACGTTGGTATAAATCAACATAGACAAGCACAAACGAGCCTGGTAGCACAAAAGAAGATTAAAGTACATAGAAGAGAAATCAAATGCAGTGCAGGAGAAAAGAAAAGTGAGAGGAGAACGTTTTTGACACTTGAAGAAGCTGGTTTGGTTGAGATGTCTGGGTTGAGCACTCATGAACGCTTTCTATGCCGTTTAACG ATATCTTCATTGAATTTACTAAAAGTGATATCAGAACAAGAAGGTTGTCCAATAGAGGAGCTCAATGCTGGAAAGGTATGTGATTGGTTCCTAAAAGACAGGCTCAAAAGGGAACAGAACATTGATTCTGCTGTTCTTCAATGGGATGATTCCGACTTCCAATTTTAA
- the LOC127082873 gene encoding external alternative NAD(P)H-ubiquinone oxidoreductase B2, mitochondrial isoform X2: MKKVDVQFSEAECFKIDAENRKVYCRSNANNSLDGKEEFVVDYDYLIIGVGANVNTFNTPGVVENCHFLKEVEDAQKIRRTVIDCFERANLPEVSEEEKKRILHFAIVGGGPTGVEFAASLHDFVNEDLIRLYPGIKNLVKITLLEAGDHILSMFDKRITAFAEDKFHRTGIDVKTGSMVVKVSEKEISTKELKNGGNITTIPYGMAVWSTGIGTRPFIKDFMSQIGQASRRALATDEWLRVEGCKNVYALGDCATINQRKVMEDIAAIFKKADKHNSGTLTVKEFQDVMNDIRVRYPQVEQYLKSKQMRNVADLLKEARGDVKKETIELNIEELKTALSKVDSQMKFLPATAQVASQQGIYLAKCFNRMEECEKNPEGPLRFRGEGRHHFNPFRYKHLGQFAPLGGEQTAAQLPGDWVSIGHSSQWLWYSVYASKQVSWRTRALVVTDWTRRFIFGRDSSRI, translated from the exons ATG AAAAAGGTGGACGTGCAATTCAGTGAAGCAGAATGTTTCAAGATTGATGCTGAAAATAGAAAAGTTTATTGTCGATCTAATGCAAACAATAGTTTGGATGGGAAAGAAGAATTTGTTGTGGACTACGATTACCTAATCATTGGTGTGGGCGCTAATGTCAACACATTTAACACACCAGGAGTGGTGGAGAATTGTCATTTTTTGAAG GAAGTTGAAGATGCGCAGAAGATTAGAAGAACAGTTATTGACTGCTTTGAGAGAGCAAACTTGCCTGAAGTAAGCGAGGAAGAAAAGAAAAGAATTCTTCATTTTGCTATTGTTGGAGGTGGACCAACTGGAGTAGAATTTGCAGCCTCACTTCATGACTTTGTCAATGAGGATTTAATCCGTTTATATCCCGGGATAAAAAATTTAGTAAAAATTACACTTCTGGAAGCTGGAGATCATATTTTGAGCAT GTTTGACAAAAGGATAACTGCTTTCGCTGAAGACAAGTTTCATAGAACTGGGATTGATGTGAAAACAGGATCCATGGTTGTGAAAGTATCTGAGAAAGAAATTTCCACTAAAGAGCTGAAAAATGGAGGAAATATTACTACAATTCCATATGGAATGGCTGTCTGGTCTACTGGAATTGGCACTCGTCCATTTATCAAAGATTTCATGTCACAAATTGGTCAG GCTAGCAGGCGTGCTCTTGCTACTGATGAATGGTTGAGAGTTGAAGGGTGCAAGAATGTATATGCACTGGGTGATTGTGCTACGATAAATCAGCGAAAAGTCATG GAAGATATTGCAGCAATCTTTAAGAAGGCTGACAAACACAATTCAGGAACACTTACGGTCAAAGAATTTCAAGACGTCATGAATGACATTCGTGTACGATATCCTCAAGTTGAGCAGTATCTAAAAAGTAAACAGATGCGCAACGTTGCTGATTTATTGAAGGAAGCAAGAGGAGATGTTAAAAAAGAAACAATTGAACTGAATATCGAAGAACTCAAAACAGCACTTTCCAAAGTGGATTCTCAGATGAAATTTCTCCCTGCAACAGCGCAG GTTGCATCTCAGCAAGGAATTTACCTAGCCAAATGTTTTAACCGAATGGAAGAGTGTGAGAAAAATCCCGAGGGTCCTCTCAGATTCAGGGGAGAAGGTCGTCATCACTTCAATCCCTTCCG GTACAAGCACTTAGGTCAGTTCGCTCCTTTGGGAGGAGAGCAGACAGCGGCTCAACTTCCTGGGGATTGGGTTTCAATTGGTCACAGCAGTCAATGGTTGTGGTATTCTGTCTATGCAAG CAAGCAAGTAAGCTGGCGTACGAGGGCGTTAGTAGTTACAGACTGGACACGACGTTTTATTTTTGGAAGGGACTCAAGTCGCATATGA